The Streptomyces pactum genome contains a region encoding:
- the istB gene encoding IS21-like element helper ATPase IstB: MSMKNGTNQARTSRDVGSELIYLTKALKAPALRDAAARLAERARDEGWSHEEYLAACLQREVAARDSHGAEGRIRAARFPSRKSLEDFDFDHQRSVKREVIAHLGTLDFVAGKENVIFLGPPGTGKTHLATGLGIRACQAGHRVAFGTAAQWVTRLAEAHQAGRLSDELTRLGRIPLIVVDEVGYIPFEPEAANLFFQFISGRYERASVIVTSNKPFGRWGEVFGDDTVAAAMIDRLVHHAEVISLKGDSYRMRGRDLGRVPAANTGE; this comes from the coding sequence ATGAGCATGAAGAACGGCACGAACCAGGCCAGGACCAGCCGCGACGTCGGTTCTGAACTGATTTATCTGACCAAGGCGCTGAAGGCTCCGGCCCTGCGGGATGCGGCAGCCCGGCTCGCCGAGCGGGCCCGCGACGAGGGCTGGAGCCACGAGGAGTATCTGGCCGCCTGCCTGCAGCGGGAGGTCGCCGCCCGCGACTCCCACGGCGCCGAGGGACGCATCCGGGCGGCCCGTTTTCCCTCTCGCAAGTCGCTGGAGGACTTCGACTTCGACCACCAGCGGTCCGTGAAACGCGAGGTCATTGCTCATCTGGGGACGTTGGACTTCGTCGCCGGAAAGGAGAATGTGATCTTCCTTGGGCCGCCCGGCACCGGCAAGACCCACCTCGCCACCGGGCTCGGCATCCGGGCCTGCCAGGCCGGCCACCGGGTCGCCTTCGGCACCGCCGCCCAGTGGGTCACCCGCCTCGCCGAAGCCCATCAAGCAGGGCGTCTGAGCGATGAGTTGACCCGGCTGGGACGGATCCCGTTGATCGTGGTCGACGAAGTGGGTTACATCCCTTTCGAGCCCGAGGCGGCGAACCTGTTCTTCCAGTTCATCTCGGGCCGCTACGAACGCGCCTCGGTGATCGTGACCAGCAACAAGCCCTTCGGGCGCTGGGGCGAGGTCTTCGGCGACGACACCGTCGCCGCCGCGATGATCGACCGACTCGTCCACCACGCCGAGGTCATCTCGCTGAAGGGCGACAGCTATCGCATGCGCGGCCGCGACCTCGGACGGGTTCCCGCCGCCAACACCGGGGAATGA
- the istA gene encoding IS21 family transposase, which translates to MISVEDWAEIRRLHRAEQMPVRAIARKLGIARNTVRRAIADDAPPKYQRAPKGSIVDAVEPQIRELLEQWPEMPATVIAERIGWDRGLTVLKDRVRDLRPAYRPADPASRTVYEPGEIGQCDLWFPPADIPLGFGQVGRPPVLVMVAGYSRWITARMLPSRSAADLIAGHWRLLTELGAVPRVLVWDNEGAVGSWRPGGPQLTDEFAAFAGLLGVKFLLCKPRDPEAKGLVERANGYLETSFLPGRVFTSPADFNIQLADWLTRANRRIHRTLQARPADRLEADRSRMLALPPIAPPGWWKASLRLPRDHYVRLDTCDYSVHPLAVGRRVQVAADLDQVLVTCDGVEVARHARSWARHQTITDPDHAAAAAAARKAAAGTKPAPVDVTEVEERSLEAYDRIFGVIDGGLSTGEGAA; encoded by the coding sequence GTGATCAGCGTGGAGGACTGGGCGGAGATCCGCCGGCTTCACCGGGCCGAGCAGATGCCGGTTCGGGCGATCGCAAGAAAGCTGGGGATCGCGAGGAACACTGTCCGCAGGGCGATCGCGGACGACGCGCCGCCGAAGTACCAGCGGGCTCCGAAGGGCTCGATCGTGGACGCGGTCGAGCCGCAGATCCGTGAACTTCTCGAGCAGTGGCCTGAGATGCCGGCGACGGTGATCGCCGAGCGGATCGGCTGGGACCGTGGTCTGACCGTGCTCAAGGACCGGGTCCGGGACCTGCGGCCGGCCTATCGGCCTGCGGATCCGGCCTCGCGGACGGTCTATGAGCCGGGCGAGATCGGCCAGTGCGACCTGTGGTTCCCGCCGGCCGACATCCCGCTCGGCTTCGGCCAGGTCGGGCGGCCGCCGGTGCTGGTCATGGTCGCGGGCTACTCGCGGTGGATCACCGCCCGGATGCTGCCCTCCAGGTCAGCGGCCGACCTGATCGCCGGGCACTGGCGGCTGCTGACCGAGCTGGGCGCCGTCCCACGGGTGCTGGTCTGGGACAACGAGGGAGCCGTCGGTTCCTGGAGGCCCGGCGGTCCTCAGCTGACCGATGAATTCGCCGCGTTCGCCGGACTGCTGGGCGTCAAGTTCCTGCTCTGCAAGCCGCGGGATCCGGAAGCCAAGGGCCTGGTCGAGCGGGCCAACGGCTATCTCGAGACGTCGTTTCTGCCCGGGCGGGTATTCACTTCGCCGGCCGACTTCAACATCCAGCTCGCCGACTGGCTGACCAGGGCCAACCGGCGCATCCACCGCACCTTGCAGGCCCGCCCGGCGGACCGGCTGGAAGCCGACCGCTCGCGGATGCTGGCCCTGCCGCCGATCGCCCCGCCGGGCTGGTGGAAGGCATCGCTGCGGCTGCCGAGGGACCACTATGTCCGCCTGGACACCTGTGACTACTCGGTGCATCCGCTGGCTGTTGGCCGCCGCGTCCAGGTCGCCGCCGACCTGGACCAGGTCCTGGTGACCTGCGACGGCGTCGAGGTCGCCCGCCATGCCCGCAGCTGGGCCCGCCACCAGACCATCACCGACCCGGACCACGCTGCGGCTGCCGCAGCCGCCCGCAAGGCGGCCGCCGGCACGAAACCGGCGCCGGTGGACGTGACGGAGGTCGAGGAGCGGTCGCTGGAGGCCTACGACCGGATCTTCGGCGTCATCGACGGCGGGCTGAGCACGGGCGAAGGGGCAGCGTGA
- a CDS encoding restriction endonuclease, translating to MTRRRPPTRRRNRRPSRRQQQRDAQLLLYAAAAAAGITLVVMVVNWLLTHWWVLVVVLVLAVLAGAGWLYNRQQQAQWEAVRAQGLRYGLPQLDALHHARFEDAIRDLMQRDGCHDAQRVGGRGDLGADVKATDPYGRRWVIQCKHRRNGAHGSPVGTPDLQVLNGTARQVHGADVAVIVTNGRVTGPAVTFAKQQRLHVVDRQTLAAWASGSRPLWELLRAVPPPRRPTSLS from the coding sequence GTGACCCGCCGGCGGCCGCCCACGCGGCGGCGCAACCGGCGGCCCAGCCGACGGCAGCAGCAACGCGACGCCCAGCTACTCCTCTACGCCGCGGCAGCTGCGGCCGGCATCACGTTGGTGGTGATGGTCGTCAACTGGCTGCTGACCCACTGGTGGGTCCTCGTCGTCGTCCTGGTGCTCGCCGTCCTCGCGGGCGCCGGCTGGCTCTACAACCGACAGCAGCAGGCTCAGTGGGAGGCGGTACGGGCGCAGGGACTGCGCTACGGACTGCCCCAGCTGGACGCACTGCACCACGCCCGGTTCGAGGACGCCATACGGGACCTGATGCAGCGCGACGGCTGCCACGACGCCCAGCGAGTCGGCGGCCGCGGCGACCTCGGCGCCGACGTGAAAGCCACCGACCCCTACGGGCGGCGCTGGGTGATCCAGTGCAAGCACCGCCGCAACGGCGCCCACGGCTCACCGGTCGGCACACCCGACCTCCAGGTCCTCAACGGAACAGCCCGCCAGGTCCACGGCGCCGACGTCGCCGTGATCGTCACCAACGGACGGGTGACCGGCCCGGCGGTCACCTTCGCCAAGCAACAGCGGCTGCACGTCGTCGACCGCCAGACCCTGGCCGCCTGGGCATCCGGATCCCGCCCCCTGTGGGAGCTCCTGCGCGCAGTGCCGCCCCCGCGCCGTCCGACGTCGCTGAGCTGA
- a CDS encoding NucA/NucB deoxyribonuclease domain-containing protein, with translation MYNAERASAPTLPEPAPQSAPSMKRSNALANSCDKLQTKIDAGQLRAEDEKPEAACIEPGSASAITDRRMSRLAARTPAAMPDYCYDLATGNGAWYYTRKDACAISVWTLKVTDIRTGRQTGQLEYLQADLIYTSHDSPYWAHQVVIDKTGGWGNISGTTVSGSGSCAGSCTLAAGDIDFPVQTITTAGTTYGDILPKSGRVLGNSGKGRTTVSYRLANTSWTLQPSGVTSTPTFDVRCDSATPGTTDIGCVIPDYEAVDVVSLTGPNPEYARHVQAAQASGLPGAYPDGAPLHRLTDSALRDKNGNTACPQAASGGYPRPADYSCDEYPFRSTWQGAFTGSLPQPAPNPGRTFNWCQISALPQNVTGPDGWSACMIRAKQNSSAGSLLNRFYIENRVIERDAFRVWIVA, from the coding sequence GTGTACAACGCTGAGCGCGCGAGCGCACCCACCCTGCCCGAGCCCGCCCCCCAATCGGCCCCGTCAATGAAGCGATCGAATGCCCTCGCTAACAGCTGTGACAAGCTGCAAACGAAGATCGACGCCGGCCAGCTGAGGGCCGAAGATGAAAAGCCCGAGGCAGCCTGCATCGAACCAGGCAGTGCTAGTGCGATCACGGATCGCCGCATGTCGAGGCTGGCCGCCCGGACCCCCGCGGCCATGCCCGACTACTGTTACGACCTCGCCACCGGAAACGGTGCCTGGTACTACACACGCAAGGACGCATGCGCCATCTCAGTGTGGACCCTCAAAGTCACCGACATCCGCACCGGCCGACAGACCGGCCAACTCGAGTACCTTCAGGCCGACCTGATATACACCAGCCACGACTCGCCCTACTGGGCTCACCAGGTAGTGATTGACAAGACCGGCGGCTGGGGCAACATCAGCGGCACCACTGTCAGTGGTAGCGGCTCCTGTGCCGGCAGCTGCACGCTCGCCGCAGGCGACATAGACTTCCCTGTCCAGACGATCACCACGGCGGGTACGACCTACGGGGACATCCTGCCGAAGAGCGGCCGTGTGCTGGGTAACAGCGGCAAAGGCCGCACTACGGTGAGCTACCGCTTGGCGAACACATCCTGGACTTTGCAGCCATCAGGCGTCACCTCGACGCCCACCTTCGACGTGCGCTGCGACAGCGCCACCCCCGGGACCACAGACATCGGTTGCGTGATTCCGGACTACGAAGCTGTCGACGTCGTCAGCCTCACCGGTCCCAATCCGGAATACGCCCGCCACGTTCAAGCAGCCCAGGCGTCCGGTCTGCCCGGCGCCTACCCGGACGGTGCACCGCTCCACCGGCTGACCGACTCGGCCCTTCGAGACAAGAACGGCAACACGGCCTGCCCGCAGGCAGCCAGCGGCGGCTACCCGCGCCCGGCGGACTACAGCTGCGACGAATACCCCTTCCGCTCCACCTGGCAGGGGGCATTCACTGGGTCGCTTCCTCAACCCGCCCCCAATCCGGGCCGCACGTTCAACTGGTGCCAGATCAGCGCGCTGCCTCAGAACGTCACTGGACCCGACGGCTGGAGCGCGTGCATGATCCGGGCAAAACAGAACAGCAGCGCGGGCAGTCTGCTGAACCGCTTCTACATCGAGAACCGGGTCATCGAGCGGGATGCTTTCCGCGTATGGATCGTCGCATGA
- a CDS encoding RNA polymerase sigma factor translates to MSEAVWGVDFESFVLETLEAYSRLARAQAGDLHSAEDAVQDVYLNMYRRWEELSTRQGSLTAYGRMAVKNAVISQFRKNRRMVPAPVQELPEQESGIGIPDAAYEIFKEGIDELIAELPERQRQVITLCILQDLSPAVVAKRLRIKEESVKRYVKAAANNLKKSIHESSEEVSA, encoded by the coding sequence GTGAGCGAGGCCGTCTGGGGAGTGGACTTCGAGTCCTTCGTCCTCGAGACCCTCGAGGCGTACTCCCGACTGGCCCGGGCCCAGGCCGGCGACCTGCACAGCGCCGAGGACGCCGTGCAGGACGTCTACCTGAACATGTACCGGCGGTGGGAGGAACTGTCCACGAGGCAGGGCTCTCTCACCGCCTACGGCCGCATGGCGGTGAAGAACGCCGTCATCAGCCAATTCCGCAAGAACCGGCGCATGGTCCCGGCCCCGGTACAGGAACTGCCCGAACAGGAATCCGGCATCGGCATCCCCGACGCCGCTTACGAAATCTTCAAAGAGGGTATCGATGAACTGATTGCCGAACTTCCCGAACGTCAGCGCCAGGTCATCACCCTGTGCATTCTGCAGGATTTGAGCCCCGCAGTGGTTGCGAAGCGCCTCCGCATCAAGGAGGAGTCGGTGAAGCGCTATGTCAAAGCCGCCGCCAACAACCTGAAGAAGTCAATCCACGAGTCCAGCGAGGAGGTATCCGCATGA
- a CDS encoding VWA domain-containing protein: protein MEPYQRQNGWKIRAVGQGYASGLAGLATDYGVDVAPEPTAPPLPAQTRTTGPRAASVDLTKLERQAPGLLAPARQASQALANRGLTGRHAAVYLILDHDWHMEELYESFAVQAFAERVLALSANLDDDGTVPVIFSSGREPFLEEIRVDNYRGRIGQLHTQVDWGWGNVADAMRRAVSHYQESGAADPAFVVTQVGDEPWDKAEVRSMLQNTASLGIFWLFVGFGRGKLAFYKNLNASASATFTNVAFYDASKNPRLGSRRTVLHGLGRLLRYLDALVKPKAGH from the coding sequence GTGGAGCCCTACCAGCGCCAGAACGGCTGGAAGATCCGGGCCGTGGGACAGGGCTACGCCAGCGGCCTCGCGGGACTCGCAACCGACTATGGCGTCGACGTCGCCCCTGAGCCCACGGCCCCACCGCTGCCCGCGCAGACGCGTACGACAGGCCCACGCGCCGCTTCGGTCGACCTGACGAAACTGGAACGACAGGCCCCAGGCCTGCTGGCACCCGCCCGCCAGGCCAGCCAAGCCCTCGCCAACCGCGGCCTTACAGGGCGGCACGCCGCCGTCTACCTGATCCTGGACCACGACTGGCACATGGAAGAGCTCTACGAGTCGTTCGCCGTCCAGGCCTTCGCCGAACGCGTCCTGGCCCTGTCGGCCAACCTCGACGACGACGGCACCGTACCCGTCATCTTCTCCAGCGGACGCGAGCCGTTCCTCGAGGAGATCCGGGTGGACAACTACCGCGGCCGCATCGGGCAGCTCCACACCCAGGTCGACTGGGGCTGGGGCAACGTCGCCGACGCGATGCGCCGCGCCGTCAGCCACTACCAGGAATCCGGAGCCGCCGATCCAGCCTTCGTGGTGACCCAGGTCGGCGACGAGCCCTGGGACAAAGCAGAGGTCCGCTCCATGCTCCAGAACACTGCTTCCCTGGGCATCTTCTGGCTCTTCGTCGGCTTCGGCCGCGGCAAGCTCGCCTTCTACAAGAACCTCAACGCCTCCGCCTCGGCCACCTTCACCAACGTCGCCTTCTACGACGCCAGTAAGAACCCCCGGCTCGGTTCCCGGCGAACGGTTCTACACGGGCTTGGTCGACTCCTTCGCTACCTGGATGCGCTCGTGAAGCCGAAGGCGGGGCACTGA
- a CDS encoding helix-turn-helix domain-containing protein — MARPQKPLDFSLYAQAQLAKYLRDIHARTGLSFAELAQRTVSSPATLKRAASGKGVPRRTVVEDYVQACTTPGHDRDLCTDVAVRLWKRARHDEERPGRAYDEPRPDYVRDFRDLSGALRDLHAYAGFPSAAEMERRAGGFNALPHSTAHRIIRARAVPRTEHQLLGFLLACEAPEERRHLWVEALYKCLAGPDESPPAPRHRELQPAAALATSV, encoded by the coding sequence ATGGCCCGCCCTCAAAAGCCGCTGGACTTCAGCCTCTACGCACAGGCACAGCTCGCCAAGTACCTGCGCGATATCCACGCCCGAACAGGCCTCAGCTTCGCCGAGCTCGCCCAGCGGACAGTGTCCTCGCCCGCCACCCTGAAACGAGCCGCATCAGGCAAGGGAGTGCCACGACGCACGGTTGTGGAGGACTACGTCCAGGCCTGCACCACCCCAGGGCATGACCGCGACCTGTGCACTGACGTCGCCGTCCGCCTGTGGAAACGCGCCCGCCACGACGAGGAGCGCCCCGGCCGCGCCTACGACGAGCCGCGCCCCGACTACGTACGTGACTTCAGAGACCTCAGCGGAGCCCTGCGCGACCTTCACGCCTATGCCGGCTTCCCCTCGGCCGCAGAGATGGAGCGACGGGCCGGCGGCTTCAACGCCCTGCCCCACAGCACCGCGCACCGCATCATCAGGGCCCGCGCCGTACCGCGAACCGAGCACCAACTCCTCGGTTTCCTTCTCGCGTGTGAAGCACCCGAAGAGCGCCGTCACCTCTGGGTGGAGGCGCTGTACAAGTGCCTGGCCGGCCCAGACGAGAGCCCGCCCGCCCCCAGGCACAGGGAACTCCAGCCCGCCGCGGCTCTCGCCACCTCGGTCTGA